In the genome of Chelmon rostratus isolate fCheRos1 chromosome 24, fCheRos1.pri, whole genome shotgun sequence, one region contains:
- the plaat1l gene encoding phospholipase A and acyltransferase 1 isoform X2 has translation MQKHSHPKPFPGDIVEYPRNKYFSHFAVYYGERDGVPYVAHLTCRDSDAKLPLFGRALRSEVKLDPLELLGKKYKVNNMLDDSFSARDFHGVVKPAIDDMMGREVTFDILFHNSEHQATLFRYGVKKSEQIEKIYEHIMPAWKKLFEEKKL, from the exons ATGCAGAAGCACTCCCACCCTAAGCCGTTCCCGGGGGACATCGTGGAGTATCCCAGGAACAAATACTTCTCTCATTTCGCCGTGTACTACGGAGAGCGGGACGGCGTTCCCTACGTCGCTCATCTGACATGTCGAG attCAGACGCCAAGCTGCCGCTGTTCGGCCGAgctctgaggtcagaggtcaagctGGATCCGCTGGAGCTGCTGGGGAAAAAGTACAAG GTCAACAACATGCTGGACGACTCATTCTCAGCCAGAGACTTCCACGGCGTGGTGAAGCCCGCCATCGACGACATGATGGGACGCGAGGTGACGTTCGATATCCTGTTTCACAACAGCGAGCACCAGGCGACGCTCTTCAGATACGGAGTGAAGAAGTCAGAGCAG ataGAGAAGATTTATGAACACATCATGCCCGCCTGGAAGAAGCTGTTTGAGgagaaaaaactgtga
- the LOC121627614 gene encoding zinc finger protein 513-like → MPRRKQSNPQPVKLESEDGEVACEPGCLVLESDFLLSGELEFGDSEIMGLEREAGMTVFSLSVEDDPSGPPDPAFPAFLSCKGCGQLLGDTPLGAGLDLGVGLDLGAELYCLTCEEGLQHDASVDSSQVEASNPADGFGGGGSDSRRRSAGKADGADDLPPKLYSCSLCAFTSRYSNHLKRHMRTHDGHKPYRCPVCPYASAQLVNLQRHARTHTGEKPYRCHQCSYACSSLGNLRRHQRMHSQERPQRREKEKRRARRKKTSAEAEEVVSDLTLRVSQDSGYLQTLGGLGSPSAPLPVLLFPLCCRVCGLTLEEADLEGDKADGDEEGEGDGGQVCRRCSSDLLSKDGSGPPCSPTAARGSRRGQRGAKLYRCPHCPFLSHYPNHLARHAHTHSEEKPHRCPHCPYTSSHLDNLKRHLRVHTGEKPYQCPSCSYACGNLANLRRHERIHSGAKPFHCGVCGYSCNQSMNLKRHMLRHTGEKPYACAECDYTTGHWDNYKRHQRKHGHNTDSWDKHAPINGLSWGRDAQETPSHGQEDA, encoded by the exons ATGCCGCGGAGGAAACAGTCCAACCCCCAGCCGGTGAAAC TGGAGTCGGAGGACGGGGAGGTGGCGTGCGAGCCGGGCTGCCTCGTTCTGGAGAGCGACTTCCTGCTGAGTGGAGAGCTGGAGTTTGGAGACTCAGAGATCATGGggctggagagagaggctg GTATGACGGTCTTCTCTCTGAGCGTCGAGGACGACCCGTCGGGGCCGCCAGACCCCGCCTTCCCAGCCTTCCTCTCCTGTAAAGGATGCGGTCAGCTCCTGGGAGACACGCCTCTGGGAGCAGGTTTAGATCTCG GTGTGGGCCTGGACCTGGGGGCGGAGCTTTACTGTCTCACCTGCGAGGAGGGCCTCCAGCACGACGCCTCCGTCGACTCCTCTCAGGTGGAGGCGTCAAACCCGGCGGACGGATTCGGCGGCGGCGGCTcggacagcaggaggagaagcgCGGGTAAGGCGGACGGAGCCGACGACCTCCCTCCGAAGCTGTACTCCTGCTCGCTGTGCGCCTTCACCTCGCGCTACTCCAACCACCTGAAACGCCACATGAGGACCCACGACGGCCACAAGCCGTACCGCTGCCCCGTCTGCCCCTACGCCTCCGCCCAGCTCGTCAACCTGCAGCGCCACGCCCGCACCCACACCGGGGAGAAGCCGTACCGCTGCCACCAGTGCAGCTACGCCTGCAGCTCCCTCGGCAACCTGCGGAGGCACCAGCGCATGCACTCGCAGGAGAGGCCGCAgcggagggagaaggagaagagacgAGCGAGACGGAAAAAGACGAGCGCCGAAGCCGAAGAAG TCGTTTCAGACCTCACCCTGCGAGTGTCCCAGGACTCCGGGTACCTCCAGACGCTGGGGGGCCTCGGCTCTCCCTCCGCCCCGCTCcccgtcctcctcttccccctgtGCTGCCGGGTGTGCGGCCTCACCCTGGAGGAGGCCGACCTGGAGGGGGACAAGGCCGATGGGGAcgaggagggggagggcgaCGGCGGACAG GTGTGTCGTCGTTGCTCGTCGGACCTGCTGTCCAAAGACGGATCCGGGCCTCCCTGCAGCCCGACCGCGGCCCGTGGATCCCGGCGGGGTCAACGTGGCGCCAAGCTGTACCGCTGCCCTCACTGCCCCTTCCTGTCCCACTACCCCAACCACCTGGCCCGCCACGCCCACACCCACTCTGAGGAGAAGCCCCACCGCTGCCCGCACTGCCCCTACACCTCCTCGCACCTCGACAACCTCAAACGGCACCTGCGCGTTCACACGGGCGAGAAGCCTTACCAGTGCCCGTCCTGCAGCTACGCCTGCGGAAACCTCGCCAACCTGCGGCGGCACGAGCGCATCCACTCGGGCGCCAAGCCGTTCCACTGCGGCGTGTGCGGCTACTCCTGCAACCAGAGCATGAACCTGAAGAGGCACATGCTGCGGCACACGGGCGAGAAGCCGTACGCCTGCGCCGAGTGCGACTACACCACGGGCCACTGGGACAACTACAAACGCCACCAGCGGAAACACGGACACAACACGGACAGCTGGGACAAACACGCCCCCATCAACGGCCTCAGCTGGGGCCGAGACGCTCAGGAGACGCCGAGTCACGGACAGGAAGACGCCTag
- the plaat1l gene encoding phospholipase A and acyltransferase 1 isoform X1: MGSKHSHPKPFPGDIVEYPRNKYFSHFAVYYGERDGVPYVAHLTCRDSDAKLPLFGRALRSEVKLDPLELLGKKYKVNNMLDDSFSARDFHGVVKPAIDDMMGREVTFDILFHNSEHQATLFRYGVKKSEQIEKIYEHIMPAWKKLFEEKKL, from the exons ATGGGTTCG AAGCACTCCCACCCTAAGCCGTTCCCGGGGGACATCGTGGAGTATCCCAGGAACAAATACTTCTCTCATTTCGCCGTGTACTACGGAGAGCGGGACGGCGTTCCCTACGTCGCTCATCTGACATGTCGAG attCAGACGCCAAGCTGCCGCTGTTCGGCCGAgctctgaggtcagaggtcaagctGGATCCGCTGGAGCTGCTGGGGAAAAAGTACAAG GTCAACAACATGCTGGACGACTCATTCTCAGCCAGAGACTTCCACGGCGTGGTGAAGCCCGCCATCGACGACATGATGGGACGCGAGGTGACGTTCGATATCCTGTTTCACAACAGCGAGCACCAGGCGACGCTCTTCAGATACGGAGTGAAGAAGTCAGAGCAG ataGAGAAGATTTATGAACACATCATGCCCGCCTGGAAGAAGCTGTTTGAGgagaaaaaactgtga